A window of Pedobacter lusitanus contains these coding sequences:
- a CDS encoding class I lanthipeptide, producing the protein MKKVNLSDKVQLDKEIISKLTQEQLSELEGGAKQGLSCITGDNSCKTKSIEAEEASL; encoded by the coding sequence ATGAAAAAGGTAAATCTATCAGACAAAGTACAGTTAGACAAAGAAATCATTTCAAAATTAACTCAGGAACAATTGAGCGAGTTAGAAGGTGGTGCTAAACAAGGCCTTTCTTGTATCACAGGAGATAACTCTTGTAAAACTAAAAGTATCGAGGCTGAAGAAGCTTCACTTTAG
- a CDS encoding class I lanthipeptide translates to MKKVNLSEKVQLDKEIISKLSDDQLKELEGGSGKLGLSCIGGKDSCASKTSPEAEEAQL, encoded by the coding sequence ATGAAAAAGGTAAATCTATCAGAAAAAGTACAACTAGACAAAGAGATCATTTCAAAATTAAGTGATGATCAATTAAAAGAACTTGAAGGTGGCTCCGGGAAATTAGGACTGTCTTGTATCGGAGGAAAAGACTCTTGTGCAAGTAAGACAAGCCCTGAAGCAGAAGAAGCGCAGCTTTAG
- a CDS encoding class I lanthipeptide, with protein sequence MKKVNLSEKVQLDKEIISKLSEDQLSELEGGAKQGLSCVTGDHSCASKVSPEIGEASL encoded by the coding sequence ATGAAAAAAGTAAATCTATCAGAAAAAGTACAGTTAGACAAAGAAATCATTTCAAAATTGTCTGAGGACCAATTAAGTGAATTAGAAGGTGGTGCTAAACAAGGCCTTTCTTGCGTAACAGGAGATCATTCTTGTGCTTCAAAAGTAAGCCCTGAAATAGGAGAAGCTTCTTTATAA
- a CDS encoding class I lanthipeptide, whose translation MKKVNLSEKVQLDKEIISKLTEEQLGELEGGAKQALSCIGGNNSCASKVSPEIESEQL comes from the coding sequence ATGAAAAAGGTAAATCTATCAGAAAAAGTACAGTTAGACAAAGAAATCATCTCAAAATTGACTGAAGAGCAATTAGGTGAGTTAGAAGGTGGTGCAAAACAAGCGCTTTCTTGTATCGGAGGAAACAACTCATGTGCTTCAAAAGTAAGTCCTGAAATAGAATCAGAGCAACTTTAG
- a CDS encoding class I lanthipeptide, translated as MKKVNLSDKVQLDKEIISKLTQDQLSELEGGAKQGLSCITGDNSCKGVQQPEVDASL; from the coding sequence ATGAAAAAGGTAAATCTATCAGACAAAGTACAATTAGACAAAGAAATCATTTCAAAATTAACTCAGGACCAATTGAGCGAATTAGAAGGTGGTGCTAAACAAGGCCTTTCTTGTATCACAGGAGATAACTCTTGTAAAGGTGTTCAGCAACCAGAAGTAGATGCTTCTCTATAA
- a CDS encoding 3-keto-disaccharide hydrolase, with protein sequence MYKKFFVLGLGGLLSLGSVHTLFAAEHSLAAVAPQRITAKDLIGRWDITMDENGKSVPSWLEVKLSGYSTLTGYFVGASGSARPIAKVNFKDGKFSFTIPPQWEKGDQDLVIEGELSGNEIHGTLITSEGKKQEWKGVKAPYLKRTSAVVWAKPIELFNGKDLTGWKALGENQWIVKNGVLTSPHSGANLISEQKFTDFKLHVEFKYQKGSNSGVYLRGRYEVQIEDSPKDAHPSSVLFSGIYGFLPPSEINALGPDQWQVYDITLIGRMITVVANGKTVISNQEIPGITGGALDSDEGEPGPIYFQGDHGPIEFRKIVITPVK encoded by the coding sequence ATGTATAAGAAGTTTTTTGTTTTGGGTTTAGGTGGTCTGCTTAGTCTTGGATCAGTCCACACTTTATTTGCTGCGGAACATTCTCTGGCGGCTGTAGCACCACAGCGCATTACTGCGAAAGATTTGATAGGTCGATGGGATATTACCATGGACGAAAATGGTAAGTCTGTCCCTTCCTGGCTGGAAGTTAAACTTTCAGGTTACAGTACTTTAACTGGATATTTTGTTGGAGCCTCAGGAAGTGCCCGTCCTATAGCAAAAGTGAATTTTAAGGACGGAAAATTTAGTTTTACTATTCCACCGCAATGGGAAAAGGGAGATCAGGATCTTGTGATTGAAGGGGAGTTGAGTGGTAATGAAATTCATGGGACTTTAATTACCAGTGAAGGAAAAAAACAGGAATGGAAAGGAGTGAAGGCTCCTTATCTGAAAAGGACATCTGCTGTTGTCTGGGCTAAACCGATTGAACTGTTCAATGGAAAAGATCTGACCGGCTGGAAAGCTTTAGGTGAAAACCAGTGGATAGTTAAAAATGGTGTTTTGACAAGCCCGCATTCGGGAGCAAATCTGATTTCTGAGCAGAAGTTTACAGATTTTAAATTGCATGTGGAATTTAAGTATCAGAAAGGCAGTAACAGTGGTGTCTATCTGAGAGGTCGTTATGAGGTGCAGATTGAGGACAGCCCTAAAGATGCTCATCCTTCAAGTGTATTGTTCAGTGGTATTTATGGTTTTCTGCCACCAAGCGAAATTAATGCTTTAGGACCTGATCAGTGGCAGGTTTATGATATTACACTGATAGGTCGAATGATTACTGTGGTTGCCAATGGTAAAACTGTGATCAGTAATCAGGAAATTCCTGGTATTACTGGTGGTGCACTGGATAGTGATGAAGGTGAACCGGGACCAATTTACTTCCAGGGTGATCATGGTCCGATTGAATTCAGGAAAATTGTGATTACGCCGGTAAAATAA
- a CDS encoding alpha-L-fucosidase: protein MKKNCSLLFILLACSQLVFAQVKLHSKDERMKWWREARFGMFIHWGVYAQWAGVYHGHEQGRGGAEWIMNRSKIPVAEYQAKAKEFNPQNYDPDLWVKMAKDAGMKYIVITAKHHDGFALFKSKASKWNIADATPYGKDLLKPLADACKKYGIKLGFYYSHAQDWNNPGGAAARKLMREGWANPDSTQIDAYTLAHNGHWDPAQETASFDQYINQVSVPQVKELLTNYGDIAVLWWDTPTNMTDEAALKLQELLKLQPDIITNDRLKRPDFPGDTKTPEQKIPGRKELDGKDWETCMTMNGTWGYRTKDNNWKSSAVLIKNLVDIASKGGNYLLNVGPKPDGTFPLESIQRLDEIGKWMKVNHEAIYATNGNPLEEMNWGRITAKENGGETTLYLTVFNWPSDGKIEVTGLNNKIKSAVLLADGSPLKFVNSMITLPAVSPDSIATVIKVKLKGKISLKDYKGGNMKTGALD from the coding sequence ATGAAAAAAAACTGTTCTTTATTATTTATTCTGCTGGCCTGTAGCCAGCTTGTTTTTGCTCAGGTTAAACTGCATTCAAAAGATGAAAGAATGAAATGGTGGCGCGAAGCCCGTTTTGGGATGTTTATTCATTGGGGGGTATATGCACAATGGGCAGGAGTTTATCATGGACATGAGCAGGGCAGAGGCGGGGCAGAGTGGATTATGAACCGTTCTAAAATTCCGGTAGCTGAATATCAGGCAAAAGCCAAAGAATTTAATCCTCAGAATTATGATCCTGACCTTTGGGTAAAAATGGCTAAGGATGCCGGTATGAAATATATAGTGATCACAGCCAAGCATCATGATGGCTTTGCACTTTTCAAGTCCAAAGCCAGTAAATGGAACATTGCAGATGCTACTCCATATGGTAAAGATTTATTAAAACCACTGGCCGATGCCTGTAAGAAATATGGTATAAAACTTGGTTTTTATTATTCTCATGCACAGGACTGGAATAACCCGGGTGGTGCAGCAGCAAGAAAACTCATGAGAGAGGGTTGGGCAAACCCAGATTCAACACAGATTGATGCTTATACCTTAGCGCATAACGGGCATTGGGACCCTGCACAGGAAACCGCCTCATTTGATCAGTATATTAACCAGGTATCGGTACCTCAGGTTAAAGAGCTGTTGACGAACTATGGTGATATTGCTGTTTTATGGTGGGATACCCCGACTAATATGACCGATGAGGCTGCTTTAAAACTCCAGGAATTGTTAAAGCTGCAACCAGACATTATTACTAATGACCGCTTAAAAAGGCCTGATTTTCCGGGAGATACAAAAACACCTGAGCAGAAAATACCTGGCAGAAAAGAACTGGATGGCAAAGACTGGGAAACCTGCATGACTATGAATGGAACCTGGGGATACAGAACTAAAGATAACAACTGGAAAAGTAGCGCTGTACTGATTAAAAATTTAGTCGATATCGCCTCTAAAGGTGGTAATTATCTGCTGAATGTGGGTCCGAAACCCGACGGTACGTTTCCTCTGGAGAGTATTCAGCGATTAGATGAAATAGGGAAATGGATGAAGGTAAATCATGAGGCTATTTACGCTACCAATGGTAATCCATTAGAAGAAATGAACTGGGGCAGAATTACTGCTAAAGAGAATGGTGGTGAAACAACACTGTATCTGACTGTTTTTAACTGGCCTTCGGATGGTAAAATAGAAGTTACAGGACTGAATAACAAGATTAAATCTGCAGTTTTATTAGCAGACGGGAGTCCGTTGAAATTTGTGAATAGTATGATTACGCTTCCTGCTGTATCACCTGATTCTATAGCAACAGTTATTAAGGTAAAACTTAAGGGTAAAATAAGTTTGAAGGATTATAAGGGTGGAAACATGAAAACAGGGGCACTTGACTAA
- a CDS encoding glycoside hydrolase family 3 N-terminal domain-containing protein, translating into MKKEGLLSTIIVLVTAQISFCQSKTIYHNGWVDFNKNGKMDIFEDPSKAVELRVNDLLSQMTLDEKTCQTATLYGYGRVLKDELPGPGWKSEIWKDGIANIDEELNGLAYNKKAQTQYSFPFSKHADAINTVQRWFVEETRLGIPVDFTNEAIHGLCHDRATPLPAPINIGCTWNKNLVYQAGSIVGREARALGYTNVYAPILDVARDQRWGRVVECYAEDPFLIAELGKQMTLGIQDHGAAATLKHYAVYSVPKGGRDGNARTDPHVAPREMHQLFLYPFKRVIQEAHPMGIMSSYNDWDGVPVSGSTYFLTDLLRKQFGFSGYVVSDSEAVEFIFSKHHVAENMKGAVKQAINAGLNVYTNFNMPDKFILPLRELVKEGAVSMTTLNQRVADVLRVKFKLGLFDQPYVSDPQVADQIVHTKADEEFAMQLNRESMVLLKNDKDVLPLNKSALKKVLVTGPLATEVNFTTSRYGPSNNPVTTVLDGIRQYLTKDKGIQVNYSKGCDVIDATWPESEIIPTPLTKDELLSIDQAVSAARDADVIIAVVGETDAQVGESKSRTGLGLPGRQLQLLQALHATGKPVVMVMINGRPLTINWENRYLSAILQAGFPGPSAGKIVAETLFGENNPGGKLSVTFPKSIGQIELNFPFKPASQAGQNSKEDPNGYGKTTVSGVLYPFGYGLSYTTFEFTDLEVLPDQLQTQGDINVSVKVKNTGQRKGDQVVQLYLKDELSSVTVYESVLRGFERVSLQPGETKTVKFILHQDDLAILDKDMKWTVEPGKFQVMIGNSSEDIRLKKEFTVSGSN; encoded by the coding sequence ATGAAGAAAGAAGGTCTGTTGAGTACAATTATAGTTTTGGTAACTGCGCAGATTTCATTCTGTCAGTCCAAAACTATTTACCATAATGGATGGGTAGACTTTAATAAAAACGGGAAGATGGACATTTTTGAAGATCCTTCTAAAGCCGTTGAACTTAGAGTAAATGATTTACTCAGTCAGATGACACTGGATGAAAAAACTTGTCAGACAGCCACTTTATATGGATATGGTCGAGTATTAAAGGATGAATTACCTGGGCCGGGATGGAAATCTGAGATCTGGAAAGATGGTATTGCCAATATTGATGAAGAATTAAATGGTCTGGCCTACAACAAAAAGGCACAGACTCAGTATTCTTTTCCATTTAGTAAACATGCTGATGCGATTAATACTGTGCAAAGATGGTTTGTTGAAGAAACCAGACTAGGGATACCAGTAGATTTTACTAATGAGGCTATTCATGGTCTTTGCCATGACCGGGCAACACCTCTTCCTGCACCTATAAATATAGGCTGTACCTGGAATAAGAATTTGGTATATCAGGCTGGTAGTATTGTAGGCCGGGAAGCCAGAGCTTTGGGTTATACCAATGTTTATGCACCAATTCTGGATGTTGCAAGAGATCAGAGATGGGGCAGAGTGGTTGAATGTTATGCGGAAGACCCGTTTCTGATAGCAGAATTAGGTAAACAAATGACTCTTGGCATACAGGATCATGGTGCGGCAGCAACATTGAAACATTATGCTGTTTATAGTGTACCCAAGGGAGGAAGGGATGGAAACGCAAGAACAGATCCCCATGTTGCACCCCGTGAAATGCACCAGTTATTTTTATATCCTTTTAAAAGAGTCATACAGGAAGCCCATCCCATGGGAATTATGAGCAGTTATAATGACTGGGATGGTGTACCAGTATCTGGAAGCACTTACTTTTTAACAGATTTACTCAGAAAACAGTTCGGGTTTTCGGGTTATGTAGTTTCTGATAGTGAGGCTGTAGAATTTATTTTTAGCAAGCATCATGTTGCAGAGAATATGAAAGGAGCAGTAAAACAGGCTATAAATGCGGGCCTAAATGTATACACTAATTTTAATATGCCGGATAAGTTTATCCTGCCTTTACGTGAGCTGGTTAAAGAAGGTGCAGTATCTATGACCACACTAAATCAGCGTGTGGCTGATGTACTTCGCGTCAAATTTAAATTAGGCTTATTTGATCAGCCTTATGTATCTGATCCTCAGGTTGCGGATCAGATAGTACATACTAAAGCTGATGAAGAATTTGCAATGCAGCTTAACAGAGAATCGATGGTTTTGCTGAAAAATGACAAAGATGTGCTGCCTCTGAATAAGTCTGCGCTGAAAAAAGTTCTGGTTACGGGACCGCTGGCTACCGAAGTGAATTTTACAACCAGCCGGTACGGACCTTCTAATAATCCTGTTACTACAGTGCTGGATGGGATTAGACAATATCTGACAAAAGATAAAGGAATACAAGTTAATTACAGTAAAGGATGCGATGTTATTGATGCAACCTGGCCTGAAAGTGAAATTATACCAACACCACTGACCAAAGACGAACTGTTATCTATAGATCAGGCTGTAAGTGCTGCAAGAGATGCGGATGTTATTATTGCTGTAGTGGGCGAAACTGATGCCCAGGTTGGAGAAAGCAAGTCCAGGACGGGGCTTGGTTTGCCAGGCAGACAGCTCCAGTTGCTTCAGGCGCTGCATGCTACCGGAAAGCCGGTTGTGATGGTAATGATTAATGGAAGACCACTGACTATTAATTGGGAAAACAGATACTTATCTGCAATACTTCAGGCTGGATTTCCTGGGCCATCGGCCGGTAAAATTGTTGCAGAGACACTTTTCGGAGAGAACAATCCGGGAGGAAAGTTGTCAGTGACCTTTCCCAAATCGATTGGTCAGATAGAACTTAACTTCCCTTTTAAGCCAGCTTCGCAGGCGGGACAGAATAGTAAAGAAGATCCCAATGGTTATGGAAAAACGACTGTCTCCGGGGTGTTATATCCTTTCGGATATGGATTAAGTTATACTACGTTTGAATTCACTGACCTGGAAGTCTTACCAGATCAGCTGCAGACTCAGGGTGATATTAATGTATCAGTAAAAGTTAAAAATACCGGGCAACGTAAAGGGGATCAGGTTGTCCAGTTATATCTCAAAGATGAGTTAAGTAGTGTAACCGTCTATGAATCTGTTTTAAGAGGATTTGAACGTGTTTCACTTCAACCAGGAGAAACAAAAACTGTTAAGTTTATTCTTCATCAGGATGATCTTGCTATACTGGATAAGGATATGAAATGGACTGTTGAACCTGGTAAATTCCAGGTGATGATAGGGAATTCATCAGAAGATATACGCTTGAAAAAGGAATTTACAGTATCTGGTTCCAACTAG
- a CDS encoding DoxX family membrane protein — protein MNTKPTAEVFGLCLRVSIAVSYLWEVADRLGIWGAHGQPHVGWGDWAHFIKYARETMSFLPPDWVPALAVIATAGEALFGLMLLSGWYTRAGAAGSGVLSLCFGLAMAISFGIESPLGYSVFTLSAASFLLAVQPYYIWSVDALRLKSDLLT, from the coding sequence ATGAATACAAAACCGACTGCTGAAGTTTTTGGATTATGCCTGCGGGTATCAATTGCTGTAAGTTACCTATGGGAGGTGGCAGACAGGTTAGGCATATGGGGCGCTCACGGGCAACCGCATGTTGGCTGGGGGGATTGGGCTCATTTTATAAAATATGCCCGGGAGACAATGTCTTTTCTGCCTCCTGACTGGGTGCCGGCACTGGCTGTCATTGCCACAGCGGGTGAGGCACTTTTTGGTTTAATGCTTTTGTCTGGCTGGTATACCCGGGCCGGCGCTGCAGGCAGTGGTGTATTGAGCCTGTGTTTTGGCCTGGCAATGGCTATATCATTTGGCATAGAATCCCCTTTAGGTTATTCAGTCTTTACATTAAGTGCAGCAAGTTTCTTACTGGCGGTTCAGCCGTATTATATCTGGAGTGTGGATGCATTGCGTTTAAAATCAGATCTGCTGACATGA
- a CDS encoding class I lanthipeptide, whose product MKKVKLTNKITLDKEIISKLNEDQLKELYGGGAHANNMSCITGSKSCPNCKEAEREDYN is encoded by the coding sequence ATGAAAAAAGTAAAACTAACCAATAAAATAACCTTAGATAAAGAGATTATTTCCAAACTAAATGAGGATCAGTTAAAAGAGTTATATGGTGGTGGTGCACATGCCAACAATATGTCTTGCATAACGGGGTCCAAATCCTGTCCTAACTGTAAAGAAGCAGAGCGGGAAGATTATAACTAA
- a CDS encoding AraC family transcriptional regulator, which produces MKPQLLKISKSPAQSFSVRHDWKPNMNNKFHYHPEAELIHFVKGKGSQFIGDSISEFQSGDLILVGANLPHYWRFDEDFTATDSTNYADLKVVHFSEKFLGEHFLNLPENKSIRDILDKARRGIRIEGKNKKNVTEILGYMLKTEGTDRIIYMIQALLEIAKCDKLELLSSVGYSSVTEDMGNDRIKDVYDYTFANFRNRIELKEIADVARISPNSFCRYFKSFTQKTYSQFLTEIKVGQACKLLIDNRLNIKQVCYESGFNNFTSFHKCFKGITGKSPLSYQREFTAS; this is translated from the coding sequence ATGAAACCACAACTACTTAAAATTTCAAAAAGTCCTGCTCAATCCTTTAGTGTACGTCATGATTGGAAGCCGAATATGAATAATAAATTTCATTATCATCCGGAGGCAGAATTAATACATTTTGTAAAGGGAAAAGGGTCTCAGTTTATCGGAGACAGTATCAGTGAATTCCAGTCTGGCGATTTAATCCTGGTAGGTGCGAATCTGCCTCATTACTGGCGCTTCGATGAAGATTTTACAGCAACAGATTCGACTAATTATGCCGATCTTAAAGTGGTTCATTTTTCTGAAAAATTTTTGGGAGAACATTTCTTAAATCTGCCTGAAAATAAATCAATCAGAGATATCCTTGATAAAGCCAGACGTGGAATCAGGATAGAAGGGAAAAATAAGAAGAATGTTACTGAAATACTAGGCTATATGCTTAAAACTGAAGGAACTGACCGGATAATTTACATGATACAGGCGCTGCTGGAAATTGCTAAATGCGATAAACTGGAATTGCTGTCTTCGGTTGGGTATTCATCGGTAACAGAAGATATGGGCAATGACCGGATTAAGGATGTCTATGACTATACTTTCGCCAATTTCAGAAATAGAATCGAGCTAAAGGAAATAGCTGATGTAGCCAGAATAAGCCCTAATTCTTTTTGCAGATATTTTAAATCTTTTACGCAAAAAACATACTCCCAGTTTTTAACAGAAATTAAAGTCGGCCAGGCCTGTAAATTGTTAATTGATAACAGACTTAATATTAAACAGGTTTGTTATGAGAGTGGGTTTAATAATTTCACCAGCTTTCATAAATGTTTTAAAGGAATTACAGGGAAAAGCCCTTTAAGCTATCAAAGAGAATTTACTGCTTCTTAA
- a CDS encoding class I lanthipeptide has product MKKVNLSDKIQLDKEVISKFTEAQLGELEGGAKQALSCITGSNSCAGGKTKTIEAEESESAI; this is encoded by the coding sequence ATGAAAAAGGTAAATCTATCAGACAAAATTCAATTAGACAAAGAAGTTATTTCAAAGTTTACTGAAGCGCAATTAGGCGAACTTGAAGGTGGAGCTAAACAAGCTCTTTCATGTATCACAGGAAGTAATTCTTGTGCAGGTGGTAAAACTAAAACTATTGAGGCTGAAGAGTCTGAATCAGCTATTTAA
- a CDS encoding class I lanthipeptide: MKKVKLTNKISLDKKIISKLNDDQLRELEGGKNAYNMSCITGSNLSCQSAKCDPEESLDNLIFGN, translated from the coding sequence ATGAAAAAAGTAAAGCTAACCAATAAAATAAGCCTGGATAAAAAGATCATTTCCAAACTGAACGATGATCAGTTAAGAGAGCTGGAGGGTGGTAAAAATGCCTACAATATGTCATGTATAACGGGCTCTAATTTATCCTGTCAGTCAGCGAAATGTGATCCGGAAGAATCTCTTGATAATTTAATTTTTGGCAATTAA
- a CDS encoding glycosyl hydrolase family 18 protein, protein MKTKNRLKLMLMPALLLLCMASCKKQETDSPVPQNEMSTNNTGTNAVAAADFKVIGYLPSWAGEVNQVQFSKLTHVNYAFILPTASGGFQPLENPSKLQSLVSTAHANNVKVLVSVGGWNNGDDSAFEALASSASGRTTFTNNVVNLVNQYNLDGIDIDWEYPDNGNSGNNYTALMQQLSTAMHNKGKLLTAAVVSYNGPGVQNAVFAAVDFLNIMAYDEGGANHSTYDLAVQSLNYWKGRGLPASKANLGVPFYGRSSSEYVDYKTILSRGGSPNSDSFAGIGYNGIPTIKNKTNLAFDQAGGIMFWELSQDATGANSLLTAINQVVVSRAGNPGTIPIGSTVTLKGINGKYVSGENGTQAMTCNRTAASPVETFTVVDAGGGKIALRSKGKYVSSENGTQAITCSRAAVSDWEKFDWVTNADGTVSFRGNNGKYISSENGTQAMTCNRAAISGWEAFGINK, encoded by the coding sequence ATGAAAACAAAAAACAGATTAAAATTAATGCTTATGCCAGCATTGTTACTTTTATGCATGGCTTCATGTAAAAAACAAGAAACAGATTCACCTGTTCCTCAGAATGAAATGAGTACTAATAACACGGGCACCAATGCTGTTGCAGCAGCAGATTTTAAAGTAATAGGCTATTTACCTTCCTGGGCCGGAGAAGTGAACCAGGTTCAGTTCAGTAAATTAACACATGTAAACTATGCTTTTATTCTCCCTACAGCTTCCGGGGGTTTTCAACCGCTGGAAAATCCATCAAAACTACAAAGCCTGGTTTCCACTGCACATGCGAACAATGTAAAAGTATTGGTTTCAGTTGGGGGGTGGAATAATGGAGATGACAGTGCATTTGAAGCATTAGCCTCCAGTGCATCCGGGCGTACAACTTTCACCAATAATGTCGTTAACCTGGTTAATCAATATAATCTGGATGGAATTGACATCGACTGGGAATATCCGGATAACGGAAATTCGGGCAATAACTATACGGCTTTAATGCAGCAGTTAAGTACCGCAATGCACAACAAAGGAAAATTGCTTACTGCTGCTGTAGTATCCTATAATGGCCCGGGGGTTCAGAATGCCGTATTTGCTGCTGTAGATTTTCTAAACATTATGGCTTATGATGAAGGCGGAGCTAACCACTCCACTTATGACCTGGCTGTTCAATCTTTAAATTACTGGAAAGGAAGAGGACTACCAGCAAGCAAAGCCAATTTAGGTGTTCCATTTTATGGCCGCTCTTCCAGTGAGTATGTCGATTATAAAACCATATTATCCAGAGGCGGAAGCCCAAATTCTGATTCATTTGCAGGAATAGGTTACAATGGTATACCAACAATTAAAAATAAAACCAACCTTGCCTTTGATCAGGCCGGTGGTATTATGTTCTGGGAATTATCACAAGACGCTACAGGAGCTAACTCATTGCTCACTGCAATTAATCAGGTCGTGGTTAGCAGAGCTGGTAATCCGGGTACAATTCCGATAGGCAGCACTGTAACGCTGAAAGGCATTAACGGAAAATATGTAAGTGGGGAAAATGGCACACAGGCAATGACCTGTAACCGTACAGCAGCTTCACCCGTAGAGACATTTACAGTGGTAGATGCTGGCGGAGGTAAAATCGCACTGAGAAGCAAAGGAAAATACGTTTCTTCAGAAAATGGAACTCAGGCTATTACCTGCAGCCGTGCTGCTGTCAGTGACTGGGAAAAATTTGATTGGGTAACCAACGCTGATGGAACTGTATCTTTCAGAGGAAATAATGGAAAATACATTTCCAGTGAAAACGGTACACAAGCGATGACCTGTAACCGTGCAGCTATTTCAGGATGGGAGGCTTTCGGTATAAATAAATAA
- a CDS encoding helix-turn-helix domain-containing protein — translation MVRKISEEIKTDPSDVHQNFKELSVKLLCCRYWILEEWECDDFKAPFWRIYYNSLGGSTIKFKDRTIPLNNENIIIIPPNTSFSSQLRRNFNHEDESILGRKFIKTDDLDTLKSKGKVDHFFIHFSLGYPLDFSSNRIHEIKLNEVMNLLVKEIKNACITDSITSMKECLRVKHLIAVCLLNLPDDIWESGNIDQRILKSIKFIEGNFRRKITNEQLADSANMAINSFARLFKMSTKITTQQYILKLRVEAACHLMHHSNKSLDEVSYECGFSDRHHFSKIFKKIMKVNPSDYKRQLKIV, via the coding sequence ATGGTAAGGAAGATAAGTGAGGAGATCAAAACAGACCCCTCGGATGTACATCAAAACTTCAAAGAACTCAGTGTAAAGCTACTCTGCTGCCGTTACTGGATTTTAGAAGAATGGGAATGCGATGATTTTAAAGCACCTTTCTGGAGAATTTATTATAATTCACTGGGCGGATCCACCATTAAGTTTAAGGACAGAACAATTCCGCTGAATAACGAGAACATAATAATTATTCCGCCTAACACCTCTTTTTCATCGCAATTAAGACGGAACTTCAATCATGAGGATGAATCTATCCTTGGCAGGAAATTTATTAAAACTGATGACCTGGATACTTTAAAATCAAAAGGGAAAGTAGATCATTTCTTCATACACTTTTCACTGGGATATCCACTGGATTTTTCCAGTAACAGGATTCATGAAATCAAACTTAATGAAGTCATGAATCTGTTAGTAAAAGAGATCAAAAATGCATGTATCACTGACTCCATTACTTCAATGAAAGAGTGTTTACGTGTCAAACATTTAATCGCGGTATGTTTACTGAATCTGCCGGATGATATCTGGGAATCAGGTAACATTGATCAGCGCATTCTGAAATCAATCAAGTTCATTGAAGGAAATTTCAGAAGGAAAATAACTAACGAACAACTCGCTGACAGTGCTAATATGGCTATAAATTCTTTTGCCAGGCTCTTTAAAATGAGTACCAAAATAACCACACAACAATATATACTCAAATTAAGAGTAGAAGCTGCCTGTCATCTAATGCATCATAGCAATAAATCGCTTGATGAAGTCTCTTATGAATGCGGCTTTTCTGATCGTCATCATTTCTCCAAGATCTTTAAAAAGATCATGAAGGTTAATCCTTCTGATTATAAAAGACAATTAAAAATAGTTTAA